In Populus nigra chromosome 1, ddPopNigr1.1, whole genome shotgun sequence, one genomic interval encodes:
- the LOC133668226 gene encoding uncharacterized protein LOC133668226, producing MAPYETLYGRKCRTPICWDEIGERKLLGPEMVQITTDKVRVIRQRMKEAQDRHKSYLDNRKRPLEFQIGDRVFLKVAPWKGIIRFGMKGKLASRYIGPFEVIARIGLVAYRLKLSAHLEKIHNVFHVSLLRKAEVDPSRVLPPVPMEVKENLTLETRLVKIMDRSEKTLRNKRVSLVRVLWRNSQIEEETWERESEIKEK from the coding sequence ATGGCTCCATATGAAACCCTTTATGGGAGAAAATGTCGCACTCCGATATGCTGGGATGAAATTGGAGAAAGGAAACTCCTGGGTCCTGAAATGGTACAAATAACAACTGATAAAGTAAGGGTTATCAGGCAAAGAATGAAGGAAGCCCAAGATAGACATAAGAGTTATTTAGATAACCGGAAGAGACCTTTAGAATTCCAAATAGGGGATAGAGTATTCTTAAAGGTGGCACCGTGGAAGGGCATCATTCGGTTTGGAATGAAAGGAAAGCTTGCTTCGAGGTACATTGGCCCATTTGAGGTGATAGCTAGGATAGGGCTGGTTGCTTACCGCTTGAAGCTATCGGCACACCTAGAGAAGATTCACAATGTATTTCATGTATCATTATTACGGAAGGCGGAAGTGGATCCTTCCCGAGTGTTACCTCCAGTTCCTATGGAAGTAAAAGAAAACTTGACACTCGAAACCAGGCTAGTCAAGATCATGGATCGGAGTGAAAAAACATTGAGGAATAAGAGAGTATCACTAGTCAGAGTGTTGTGGAGGAACTCACAAATTGAGGAAGAAACGTGGGAGAGAGAATCAGAGATTAAGGAAAAATAA
- the LOC133668398 gene encoding uncharacterized protein LOC133668398 produces MARTWQAARAVPSPMQGREYDSLSGDETERDPLMGTASHQSVASAHSERGDSGGHQDDPVTSRTEVSPAETLGGQGSEDRPPPVTSTVTLNPYSNPIFLEKLVKAVAAGMAAGEEDAEVAGHWLRKVERVIDQMQVPEETRVDCVTQLLTESAHSWWETIRERRAGEDLRWRNFREEFEERYYSWQHRKEKEQEFFDLKQGNMTVLEYERRFHDLSIFATTHLSTEHHRVERFRDGLRQELKLILVAMQFQSIRELVRAAQGIERVMNDTPRPKSEQSQTTGFKRRDFTLPIGRNPPPKKGKSGSSFGPLPKKGGVLFMVGVQEELDELMLGDPWEPHQEDAIFVEGKGIDGGTTSIWEEVVSIMGKRVIERKNVHIESLKEYRDRGWLPKASNRTSANKGRPRFQEERTRGRIYHMTQEDMGAMPDVVAGTLRLSLIQAYALIDPGASHSFVSHRITRNLNVLPSRLNVGMVVSTPLGKNINIDEVYKVVILNIEGAELRADLMPLALDDFDLILGMDWLSRHRARVDCFTKTVNLQDVSGKRVVFRGERRVIPNSIISVMTTEKLIRKGCPAWLSHVRELKKGSIKLTNIPIVKEFPDVFPEELPGLPPIREIEVSIETLPGVNPIAQSPYRMALIELAELKIQLQELLDKGFIRLSNSPWGASVLFVKKKDGTFRLCIDYRQLNKVTVKNKYPLPQIDDLFDQLKGARVFSKIDLRSGYHQLRIREHDIQKTTFRTRYGHYEFLVMPFGLTNAPAVFMDLMN; encoded by the exons ATGGCTCGTACATGGCAAGCCGCAAGGGCTGTTCCGTCCCCTATGCAAGGAAGAGAGTATGACTCACTTTCTGGGGATGAAACCGAAAGGGACCCATTAATGGGCACTGCCTCCCATCAATCTGTGGCGTCGGCCCATTCAGAGAGGGGAGATTCAGGGGGACATCAGGATGACCCTGTCACTTCTCGGACAGAAGTGTCGCCGGCTGAAACATTGGGTGGCCAAGGATCAGAAGACAGGCCACCGCCAGTGACATCAACGGTCACCCTGAATCCCTATTCGAACCCCATATTTCTCGAGAAATTGGTCAAGGCAGTAGCAGCAGGGATGGCTGCAG GGGAAGAAGACGCCGAAGTAGCAGGGCATTGGTTGAGGAAGGTAGAAAGGGTTATAGATCAAATGCAGGTGCCAGAGGAAACCCGAGTAGATTGTGTGACCCAGCTGTTAACAGAGAGTGCCCACTCCTGGTGGGAGACCATTAGAGAAAGAAGGGCAGGAGAAGATTTGAGGTGGAGAAACTTTCGAGAAGAATTCGAGGAACGGTATTACTCCTGGCAGCACCGAAAAGAAAAAGAGCAGGAGTTCTTTGATCTGAAACAGGGGAATATGACTGTCTTGGAGTATGAAAGGAGGTTCCATGATTTATCTATCTTTGCCACCACCCATCTTTCCACTGAGCATCATCGAGTGGAACGGTTTCGGGATGGACTCAGGCAAgagcttaaattaattttggtggCTATGCAGTTTCAGTCGATTCGAGAGTTAGTGCGAGCTGCTCAGGGTATAGAAAGAGTAATGAATGACACACCAAGGCCAAAAAGTGAACAGAGTCAGACCACGGGATTCAAAAGAAGGGATTTCACACTTCCTATAGGAAGGAATCCTCCTCCGAAGAAAGGAAAGAGTGGGTCATCATTCGGGCCATTACCGAAAAAGGGGGGAGTTTTGTTCATGGTGGGAGTTCAGGAGGAGTTAGACGAGTTAATGTTGGGGGATCCGTGGGAG CCACACCAGGAAGATGCTATATTTGTAGAGGGGAAGGGCATCGATGGAGGGACTACCAGTATTTGGGAAGAGGTTGTTTCCATTATGGGGAAACGGGtcatagaaagaaagaatgtCCATATAGAGTCACTGAAGGAGTACAGGGACAGGGGATGGCTACCCAAAGCCAGCAACA GGACAAGTGCTAACAAAGGCCGACCCAGATTCCAGGAGGAAAGGACTCGGGGCAGGATATACCACATGACCCAGGAAGATATGGGGGCAATGCCAGATGTCGTAGCAGGTACACTACGATTAAGTTTAATACAAGcttatgctttaattgatcctGGGGCCAGTCATTCTTTTGTGTCCCATCGAATTACTAGAAATTTAAATGTGTTACCAAGTAGATTGAATGTGGGAATGGTAGTTAGTACACCTTTAgggaaaaatataaacattgatGAGGTATACAAGGTAGTGATACTAAACATTGAGGGGGCAGAGCTAAGGGCAGATCTCATGCCTTTAGCATTAGATGATTTTGACTTGATACTGGGAATGGATTGGTTGAGTAGACATAGAGCACGAGTAGATTGTTTCACAAAGACTGTAAACCTCCAAGATGTGAGCGGAAAAAGGGTAGTATTCAGGGGAGAGAGGAGGGTAATTCCAAACTCCATAATCTCGGTCATGACAACCGAAAAACTAATTAGAAAGGGATGCCCTGCCTGGTTGTCTCATGTGAGAGAATTAAAGAAGGGAagcataaaattaacaaatatccCTATTGTAAAAGAATTTCCAGACGTTTTTCCAGAGGAATTACCAGGACTACCTCCAATCAGGGAAATTGAGGTTTCCATTGAGACTCTTCCAGGAGTCAACCCTATAGCACAGTCCCCTTATAGAATGGCCCTTATAGAACTAGCCGAATTGAAGATCCAGCTTCAGGAGTTATTGGACAAAGGATTCATACGGCTGAGCAATTCACCTTGGGGAGCCTCGGTGTTatttgtaaagaagaaggatggtACATTCAGGTTATGTATCGATTATCGTCAACTGAACAAAGTGACGGTAAAGAACAAGTATCCGCTACCACAGATAGATGACCTgtttgatcagttgaagggtgCGAGAGTATTCTCgaagatagatctgagatcGGGGTATCATCAATTAAGAATCAGAGAACATGACATACAGAAGACTACCTTTAGAACTCGCTATGGCCATTATGAATTCTTAGTAATGCCATTTGGGTTAACTAATGCCCCTGCAGTATTTATGGATCTAATGAATTGA